From Deinococcus aquaticus, one genomic window encodes:
- the pckA gene encoding phosphoenolpyruvate carboxykinase (ATP), with amino-acid sequence MSLTASAPLADLGIKTATIHLNPGVDDLYAHATRLGEGVQAACGPLTVRTNKTGRSPKDRFIVEDDLTRDAVWWGGFNTPISGAVFDRLLDKMTRYAEGKELFVQQVYAGTDPRYRIGCRMVTEMAYHSLFIHNMFVQPTPAERADFHEDWTVLNIPSFRADPTLDGVRSDTFIIMNFTRRMIIAGGTQYAGENKKGIFGVLNFLLPDQGVMPMHCSANVGDGGDVALFFGLSGTGKTTLSADPSRHLIGDDEHGWTDTGIFNFEGGCYAKVIKLNAEAEPDIYRTTRTYGTVLENVVLDGAGNPDLNDDSLTENTRSAYPISQIPNVQPGSLGGHPRNVVFLTADAFGVLPPISRLSAEQTMYQFISGFTAKIPGTEDGVTEPSPTFSTCFGAPFMPRHPGEYARLLASRVQASGARVWLVNTGWTGGMYGTGQRMSIAHTRRLIGAALSGELDSATFEREPHFGLEIPTDVQGIPAGVLNPRDAWADPQAYDETARKLARMFRENFRRFEDGVDPAVTASMPDPDAAPQA; translated from the coding sequence ATGAGTCTGACCGCCAGCGCACCCCTTGCCGACCTCGGCATCAAGACCGCCACCATTCACCTGAACCCCGGCGTGGACGACCTGTACGCGCACGCCACCCGCCTGGGCGAGGGCGTGCAGGCCGCCTGCGGCCCCCTGACCGTCCGCACCAACAAGACCGGCCGCAGCCCCAAAGACCGCTTTATCGTCGAGGACGACCTGACCCGCGACGCGGTGTGGTGGGGCGGATTCAACACGCCCATCAGCGGCGCGGTATTCGACCGCCTGCTAGACAAGATGACCCGCTACGCCGAAGGGAAGGAACTGTTCGTACAGCAGGTGTACGCGGGCACGGACCCCCGCTACCGCATCGGGTGCCGCATGGTGACCGAGATGGCGTACCACTCGCTGTTCATTCACAACATGTTCGTGCAGCCCACCCCGGCCGAACGGGCGGACTTCCACGAGGACTGGACCGTGCTGAACATCCCGTCTTTCCGCGCCGACCCCACGCTGGACGGCGTACGCAGCGACACGTTCATCATCATGAACTTCACGCGCCGCATGATCATCGCGGGCGGCACGCAGTACGCTGGCGAGAACAAGAAAGGCATCTTCGGCGTGCTGAACTTCCTGCTGCCTGATCAGGGTGTCATGCCCATGCACTGCTCGGCGAACGTGGGCGACGGCGGCGACGTGGCGCTGTTCTTCGGCCTGAGCGGCACCGGCAAGACCACCCTGAGCGCCGACCCCAGCCGCCACCTGATCGGCGACGACGAGCACGGCTGGACCGATACGGGCATCTTCAACTTCGAGGGCGGCTGTTACGCCAAGGTCATCAAGCTGAACGCCGAGGCCGAGCCCGACATCTACCGCACCACCCGCACCTACGGCACCGTGCTGGAAAACGTGGTGCTGGACGGAGCAGGCAACCCGGACCTGAACGACGACAGCCTGACCGAGAACACCCGCAGCGCCTACCCGATCAGCCAGATTCCGAACGTGCAGCCCGGCAGCCTGGGCGGCCACCCCCGCAACGTGGTGTTCCTGACCGCCGACGCCTTCGGGGTGCTGCCGCCCATCAGCCGCCTGAGCGCCGAGCAGACCATGTACCAGTTCATCAGCGGCTTCACCGCCAAGATCCCCGGCACCGAGGACGGCGTGACCGAACCCAGCCCGACCTTCAGCACCTGCTTCGGCGCGCCGTTCATGCCCCGCCACCCTGGCGAGTACGCCCGCCTGCTGGCCAGCCGGGTGCAGGCCAGCGGCGCGCGCGTGTGGCTGGTGAACACCGGCTGGACCGGCGGCATGTACGGCACGGGCCAGCGCATGAGCATCGCGCACACCCGCCGCCTGATCGGCGCCGCCCTGAGCGGCGAACTGGACAGCGCGACCTTCGAGCGCGAACCGCACTTCGGGCTGGAGATCCCCACCGACGTGCAGGGCATCCCAGCGGGCGTCCTGAACCCCCGCGACGCCTGGGCCGACCCACAGGCCTACGACGAGACGGCCCGCAAACTCGCCCGGATGTTCCGCGAGAACTTCCGCCGCTTCGAGGACGGCGTGGACCCGGCCGTGACCGCCAGCATGCCCGACCCGGACGCCGCCCCGCAGGCCTGA
- a CDS encoding alginate biosynthesis protein AlgP: protein MSNEMNGGVSKRSLLMLGGLAALALNKDTRRALVTGSRDVWSGAQHTLQDTVKPTLAQGLTQGLAQAQELSQGLAHEAARRGQSAAQLIREEGVPRASSLLSSVLDEVATVAGGLAGTAGELAGTAQERAGVLAGTLAESTQTVTKQGRRKAGRLLSAAQHTAGDTLVGAQGAGKELLATVHDRVSSTLHEVADGAQTRQRRMDRTLKQARRDAERELAAGRRALSPAKLQKAVDRKVAPLQKELARELKVLEKQTRRARRDDRSGGPAGSLTALALIGTGAVVLARVPAARQGILSAVEGVSPEAAQSLRQAGRNARNLIGTAWLERIEENKATPAPGAAQATQAATTGSSAGGAVAPDAPAAARTAAESGKPAGDTKPTN from the coding sequence ATGAGTAACGAAATGAACGGCGGCGTCAGCAAACGCAGCCTGCTGATGCTGGGTGGCCTCGCGGCCCTGGCACTGAACAAGGACACCCGCCGCGCCCTGGTCACGGGCAGCCGCGACGTGTGGAGCGGCGCGCAGCACACCCTCCAGGACACCGTGAAACCCACCCTGGCGCAGGGACTGACGCAGGGTCTGGCGCAGGCGCAGGAGCTCTCGCAGGGGCTGGCCCACGAGGCCGCCCGCCGGGGCCAGAGCGCCGCGCAACTGATCCGTGAGGAAGGTGTTCCGCGCGCCTCCAGCCTGCTCAGCAGCGTGCTGGACGAGGTCGCCACGGTCGCCGGTGGGCTGGCGGGCACGGCCGGGGAACTGGCAGGCACCGCGCAGGAACGCGCTGGCGTGCTGGCCGGCACGCTGGCCGAGAGTACCCAGACGGTCACGAAACAGGGGCGCCGGAAGGCGGGGCGCCTGCTGAGCGCCGCGCAGCACACGGCCGGGGATACCCTGGTGGGCGCACAGGGGGCCGGGAAGGAACTGCTGGCCACCGTGCACGACCGCGTGAGCAGCACCCTGCACGAGGTGGCCGACGGCGCGCAGACCCGCCAGCGCCGCATGGACCGCACCCTGAAACAGGCGCGCCGCGACGCGGAACGTGAACTGGCTGCCGGTCGCAGGGCCCTGAGCCCCGCGAAACTTCAGAAGGCCGTCGACCGGAAGGTGGCCCCGCTTCAGAAGGAACTGGCCCGCGAACTGAAAGTGCTGGAGAAGCAGACGCGCCGGGCCCGCCGGGATGACCGCAGCGGCGGCCCCGCCGGTAGCCTGACCGCCCTGGCCCTGATCGGGACCGGCGCGGTGGTGCTGGCCCGCGTGCCGGCGGCCCGCCAGGGAATCCTGAGCGCCGTGGAGGGCGTGAGCCCCGAGGCGGCGCAGTCGCTGCGTCAGGCGGGCCGCAACGCCCGGAACCTGATCGGTACGGCGTGGCTGGAGCGCATCGAGGAGAATAAGGCGACCCCGGCTCCCGGCGCGGCGCAGGCCACGCAGGCCGCCACGACCGGCAGCAGCGCGGGCGGCGCGGTTGCCCCCGACGCTCCGGCAGCGGCGCGCACGGCGGCCGAGTCCGGCAAGCCTGCGGGCGATACCAAACCCACCAACTGA
- a CDS encoding DNA repair protein RecN yields MTRKARPRDETTQTAPLPAAPAVAVDAGPPLTRLEVRNLATIQMLDLHFGAGLSVFTGETGAGKSIIVDALGLLLGSRSNTDLIRTGEDDLLVTGFWNDDVASRRVTSQGRSTARLDGEVVTLRELQDWAQRRLTIHWQHSAVSLLGPANQRALLDRQLPAELGAYTAAYRAWTEARARLEALRASERERARQLDLLQFQAAEITEVNPTPGEEEPLQADLNRLANLESIAQGAAGAITLLSDGDENALGFLAEAVRSLNVSARYDETTAQLQRELREALDSVQAVTGELRAVAEDQAPDPEELARVEARLGALGKLRAKYGPTLDDVLTFHAQVEQELAALTRDEQDAGTLDADVAALLTGVRRAAADLDAARTRRAAPLAAELVGVIRQLGMPHARLEFQLTPLAEPGAHGLSDVTLQFTANPGEDLAPLADVASGGELSRVMLAISTVLGADTPAVVFDEVDAGIGGGAALAVAAQLRHLAQTRQVFVVTHLAQIAAQADHHFKVEKSVEAGRTVSRVRLLPPEERLHEIARMLSGNTSDAALQHARELLG; encoded by the coding sequence GTGACCCGAAAGGCCCGCCCACGCGACGAGACCACCCAGACCGCGCCGCTCCCGGCTGCCCCGGCAGTGGCCGTGGACGCCGGGCCGCCCCTGACCCGGCTGGAAGTCCGGAATCTCGCGACCATCCAGATGCTGGACCTGCACTTCGGCGCGGGCCTCAGCGTCTTTACCGGCGAGACCGGCGCGGGCAAGAGCATCATTGTGGACGCCCTGGGCCTGCTGCTGGGATCGCGCAGCAACACCGACCTGATCCGCACAGGCGAGGACGACCTGCTCGTGACCGGCTTCTGGAACGACGACGTGGCCAGTCGCCGCGTGACCAGCCAGGGCCGCAGCACCGCCCGGCTGGACGGCGAGGTCGTCACGCTGCGCGAGTTGCAGGACTGGGCGCAGCGCCGCCTGACCATCCACTGGCAGCACAGCGCCGTCAGCCTGCTCGGCCCGGCCAACCAGCGTGCCCTGCTGGACCGCCAGCTGCCCGCCGAACTGGGTGCGTACACGGCCGCGTACCGAGCCTGGACGGAGGCCCGCGCCCGCCTGGAGGCCCTGCGCGCCAGCGAACGCGAGCGCGCCCGGCAGCTGGACCTGCTGCAATTCCAGGCGGCCGAGATCACCGAGGTGAACCCCACGCCCGGCGAGGAGGAACCCCTCCAGGCCGACCTGAACCGCTTGGCAAACCTGGAAAGCATCGCGCAGGGAGCCGCCGGGGCCATCACGCTCCTCAGCGACGGCGACGAGAACGCCCTGGGCTTCCTGGCCGAGGCGGTGCGTTCCCTGAACGTCAGCGCCCGCTACGACGAGACGACCGCGCAACTGCAACGCGAACTGCGTGAGGCGCTCGACAGCGTGCAGGCCGTCACCGGGGAACTGCGCGCCGTGGCCGAGGATCAGGCCCCGGACCCCGAGGAACTCGCGCGGGTCGAGGCCCGCCTGGGCGCGCTGGGCAAACTGCGCGCCAAGTACGGCCCGACCCTGGACGACGTGCTGACCTTCCACGCGCAGGTCGAGCAGGAACTCGCCGCCCTGACCCGCGACGAGCAGGACGCCGGTACACTGGACGCCGACGTGGCCGCCCTGCTGACCGGCGTGCGCCGCGCCGCCGCCGACCTGGACGCCGCCCGCACCCGCCGCGCCGCGCCGCTGGCCGCCGAACTGGTCGGCGTGATCCGGCAACTCGGCATGCCGCACGCCCGCCTGGAATTCCAGCTGACCCCCCTGGCCGAACCCGGCGCGCACGGCCTGAGCGACGTGACCCTGCAGTTCACCGCGAACCCCGGCGAGGACCTCGCCCCGCTGGCCGACGTGGCCTCCGGCGGGGAACTCTCACGCGTGATGCTGGCCATCAGCACCGTGCTGGGAGCCGACACGCCCGCCGTGGTGTTCGACGAGGTCGACGCGGGCATCGGCGGGGGCGCGGCCCTGGCTGTTGCGGCGCAACTGCGGCACCTCGCGCAGACGCGGCAGGTGTTCGTGGTCACCCACCTCGCGCAGATTGCCGCGCAGGCCGACCATCACTTCAAGGTGGAAAAGAGTGTGGAGGCCGGCCGCACCGTCAGCCGCGTGCGCCTGCTGCCGCCAGAGGAGCGCCTGCACGAGATTGCCCGCATGCTCAGCGGCAACACCAGCGACGCCGCCCTGCAACACGCCCGGGAACTGCTGGGCTAG
- a CDS encoding protease complex subunit PrcB family protein, with protein MTRSHLPLLGAALLGVSLLSACTMSAPGNLRVHEALLYGGTQERIVWVYGTLGQGSAQSSVKLGANTAELRAQISDDLGLPGTLSVNGKATYRSATSVTAQKLSVTRRTDGTFNVTPLPGAALSAVYFTDGQTWTKLNGTSGTVSGTRSDGLGSAGQLTSEEGAALGRALLGQGPLAVGVLDSAAIPDAPLGVEPAPTEYRRTALYVLPNVPTQTAVTPTLPGRPTTPPLTPPPSATLPGAAVTFTELASGTQSSETAPVTRVARTSSEARTLYAAAYARQTGAPTPPTLNGSTLVGVFLGQRATGGYSLKVTGASVSSGVLTLVVQVKAPAANSFTTQAITSPWAIVQVPGSFTQVRVVDTAGQPLQSGAGNDR; from the coding sequence ATGACCCGATCCCACCTGCCCCTGCTGGGCGCCGCGCTGCTCGGCGTGAGTCTGCTGAGCGCCTGCACCATGTCCGCCCCCGGTAACCTGCGTGTTCACGAGGCCCTGCTGTACGGCGGCACCCAGGAACGCATCGTGTGGGTGTACGGCACGCTGGGCCAGGGCAGCGCCCAGAGCAGCGTGAAACTCGGCGCGAACACCGCCGAACTGCGCGCCCAGATCAGCGACGACCTGGGCCTGCCCGGCACGCTCAGCGTGAACGGCAAGGCCACGTACCGCTCGGCCACCAGCGTCACCGCGCAGAAACTCAGCGTCACGCGCCGCACCGACGGCACCTTCAACGTCACGCCGCTGCCCGGCGCGGCCCTGAGCGCCGTGTACTTCACGGACGGGCAGACCTGGACCAAACTGAACGGTACCAGCGGCACCGTGAGCGGCACCCGCAGCGACGGCCTCGGCAGCGCCGGACAGCTGACCAGCGAGGAAGGAGCCGCGCTGGGCCGCGCCCTGCTGGGCCAGGGACCCCTGGCGGTCGGCGTGCTCGACAGCGCCGCCATCCCCGACGCGCCCCTGGGAGTGGAACCCGCCCCCACCGAGTACCGCCGCACGGCCCTGTACGTCCTGCCGAACGTGCCCACCCAGACCGCCGTGACGCCCACCCTGCCGGGCCGCCCCACCACGCCCCCCCTGACCCCGCCCCCCAGCGCCACTCTGCCAGGAGCCGCCGTGACCTTCACCGAACTTGCCAGCGGCACGCAGTCCAGCGAAACCGCCCCCGTCACCCGCGTGGCCCGCACCAGCAGCGAGGCACGCACCCTGTACGCCGCCGCGTACGCCCGTCAGACCGGCGCGCCCACCCCGCCTACCCTGAACGGCTCGACCCTGGTCGGCGTGTTCCTGGGCCAGCGGGCCACCGGCGGCTACAGCCTGAAAGTCACGGGGGCCAGCGTCAGCAGCGGCGTCCTGACCCTGGTCGTGCAGGTCAAGGCCCCGGCCGCGAACTCGTTCACCACGCAGGCCATCACCAGCCCCTGGGCCATCGTGCAGGTTCCCGGCAGCTTCACCCAGGTCCGGGTCGTGGACACGGCCGGCCAGCCGCTCCAGAGCGGCGCAGGCAACGACCGCTGA
- a CDS encoding DoxX family protein has translation MRQHPEAALTVIRMATAAIFTAHGFQKIFTAGLPSVTETFTRSGVPLPLLTAPLSAVLELSGGLLLLLGLASRPLAGTLAALVVVTQLPGLLSGPVGWGRLEVPWLLLCGTLAVLIGGPGLTVSAGTRATHPPEGAGPRRRARPASRRTP, from the coding sequence GTGAGACAACACCCGGAAGCGGCGCTGACGGTGATCAGGATGGCGACCGCCGCCATCTTCACTGCACATGGGTTCCAGAAGATCTTCACGGCGGGCCTGCCCAGCGTGACCGAGACCTTCACGCGCTCCGGGGTGCCGCTTCCGCTGCTGACCGCGCCCCTGAGCGCCGTGCTGGAACTCTCCGGTGGACTGCTGCTGCTGCTGGGACTGGCCTCCAGGCCACTGGCGGGCACGCTGGCGGCGCTGGTGGTCGTGACGCAACTTCCGGGCCTGCTGTCCGGACCAGTCGGCTGGGGGCGGCTGGAAGTTCCGTGGTTGCTGCTGTGCGGCACTCTGGCCGTCCTGATCGGCGGGCCCGGCCTGACCGTCAGTGCGGGAACGCGGGCAACGCACCCCCCCGAGGGGGCAGGCCCCCGGCGGCGGGCCCGGCCGGCCAGTCGCAGAACCCCGTAG
- a CDS encoding BMP family lipoprotein codes for MKKILTIALALSASVASAQTMRVGIAYDAGGKFDKSFNQSAYEGTQRAVKNLGIKSSDFEPSDPSQTVQGIRSFANEGFDLTVGVGFANNASISQVAKENPDLYFGLIDDVSSEKNVASLVFQEEQGSYLVGYIAALNSSTGVVGFVGGMDIPLIHKFEAGYTAGAKAANPKVKIIAQYVGTTPDAWNNPGKAKEIAGSMRAKGADIIFAAAGASGNGVIDYIKQTQCLKASALPSGVKFSSNKFASLKKSDAYAKACAGDARPMFFIGVDSNQNYLGDFDKNPATMNHGLTSMLKRVDNAVYALIKDVKEDKFKGGERRFGLKEGGVGYSVDQYNKALITSAQVSRLEAVKAKIISGAIKVPSK; via the coding sequence ATGAAGAAGATCCTGACCATTGCCCTTGCCCTGAGCGCCAGCGTCGCCTCTGCCCAGACCATGCGCGTCGGCATCGCCTACGACGCCGGCGGTAAATTCGACAAGAGCTTCAACCAGAGCGCCTACGAGGGCACCCAGCGCGCCGTGAAGAACCTGGGCATCAAGTCCTCCGACTTCGAACCCAGCGACCCCAGCCAGACCGTGCAGGGCATCCGCTCCTTCGCCAACGAAGGCTTCGACCTGACCGTGGGCGTGGGCTTCGCCAACAACGCCAGCATCAGCCAGGTCGCCAAGGAAAACCCTGACCTGTACTTCGGCCTGATCGACGACGTGTCCTCCGAGAAGAACGTCGCCAGCCTGGTCTTCCAGGAAGAGCAGGGCAGCTACCTCGTCGGCTACATCGCCGCGCTGAACAGCTCGACCGGCGTCGTGGGCTTCGTGGGCGGCATGGACATCCCCCTGATCCACAAGTTCGAGGCGGGCTACACGGCCGGCGCGAAAGCCGCCAACCCCAAGGTCAAGATCATCGCGCAGTACGTGGGCACCACCCCCGACGCCTGGAACAACCCCGGCAAGGCCAAGGAAATCGCCGGTAGCATGCGCGCCAAGGGTGCGGACATCATCTTCGCGGCTGCCGGTGCGTCCGGGAACGGCGTGATCGACTACATCAAGCAGACCCAGTGCCTGAAAGCCAGCGCCCTGCCCAGCGGCGTGAAGTTCAGCAGCAACAAGTTCGCGTCCCTCAAGAAGAGCGACGCCTACGCCAAGGCCTGCGCCGGCGACGCCCGCCCCATGTTCTTCATCGGCGTGGACAGCAACCAGAACTACCTGGGCGACTTCGACAAGAACCCCGCCACCATGAACCACGGCCTGACCAGCATGCTCAAGCGCGTCGACAACGCTGTCTACGCCCTGATCAAGGACGTCAAGGAAGACAAGTTCAAGGGTGGCGAGCGCCGCTTCGGTCTGAAAGAAGGCGGCGTGGGCTACTCCGTCGACCAGTACAACAAGGCCCTGATCACCAGCGCCCAGGTATCCCGCCTGGAAGCCGTGAAGGCCAAGATCATCAGCGGCGCCATCAAGGTTCCCAGCAAGTAA
- a CDS encoding PIG-L family deacetylase: MTDLNAPEPHTAPALNTRPTLLAVFAHPDDEAFSVGGTLTHYARLGVNVVLACATRGEAGKITVPGMTVTDLGAQREQELIEACRALEIPAPVFLDYHDSGRYERTRHDDPLAMMNVNPLDVEVKLRALIEQVQPQVMVTFDPHGGYGHVDHLQIHRAASAAFFSAGSLPYGGPKRLYFTAMSVESAAGIARMGQDLDPLVYGVSEETFAVRMDVSAYAGNKAAALAAHGTQMGEQSLLGRMTPEEREAMQERLGHENFSIGGTRTPIHQYPLRGLFDGLDGFGHLDS; encoded by the coding sequence ATGACTGACCTGAACGCTCCGGAGCCGCACACTGCGCCTGCCCTCAATACCCGCCCGACCCTGCTGGCCGTGTTCGCCCACCCGGACGACGAGGCCTTCAGCGTGGGCGGCACCCTGACGCACTACGCGCGGCTGGGCGTGAACGTGGTGCTGGCCTGCGCCACGCGCGGCGAGGCCGGGAAGATCACGGTGCCCGGCATGACCGTCACCGACCTGGGCGCCCAGCGCGAGCAGGAACTGATCGAGGCGTGCCGCGCGCTGGAAATCCCCGCCCCGGTCTTCCTGGATTACCACGACTCCGGCCGGTACGAGCGCACCCGCCACGATGATCCGCTGGCCATGATGAACGTGAACCCGCTGGACGTGGAGGTGAAACTGCGCGCCCTGATCGAGCAGGTGCAGCCGCAGGTAATGGTGACCTTCGACCCGCACGGCGGGTACGGGCACGTGGATCACCTGCAGATTCACCGGGCGGCCAGTGCGGCGTTCTTCAGCGCGGGGTCCCTGCCGTACGGCGGCCCGAAACGGCTGTACTTCACGGCCATGAGCGTCGAGTCGGCGGCGGGCATCGCGCGCATGGGGCAGGACCTCGACCCGCTGGTGTACGGCGTGTCCGAGGAGACCTTCGCGGTGCGGATGGACGTGTCCGCCTACGCCGGGAACAAGGCGGCGGCGCTGGCGGCGCACGGCACGCAGATGGGCGAGCAGAGCCTGCTGGGCCGCATGACGCCCGAGGAGCGAGAGGCGATGCAGGAGCGCCTGGGCCACGAGAACTTCAGTATCGGCGGAACGCGCACGCCCATCCACCAGTACCCGCTGCGCGGCCTGTTCGACGGCCTGGACGGCTTCGGGCACCTGGACAGCTGA
- a CDS encoding ParA family protein, protein MTKVVAITSEKGGVGKSTLAVHLAGAAHASNRKVLLIDEDGRVGSSLRWAARSSGLPFPVLDAGDVKPRRLADFDVVILDTEGRPRRKDLRQLAQRTDLILVPSGVSPLEVEATRELMDFLLAEDAGRKTRVVLTRVPPVGRAAEDIREDLREDGITVCNTLVRQYAAFQRAAEQGVLACDVRDPRAAAAWDDVLALSREIL, encoded by the coding sequence ATGACGAAGGTGGTGGCCATCACATCCGAGAAGGGCGGCGTGGGGAAAAGCACGCTGGCCGTGCACCTCGCGGGCGCGGCGCACGCCAGCAACCGCAAGGTCCTGCTGATCGACGAGGACGGCCGCGTGGGCAGCAGCCTGCGCTGGGCGGCCCGCAGCAGCGGCCTGCCGTTCCCCGTGCTGGACGCCGGGGACGTGAAACCCCGCCGACTGGCGGACTTCGACGTGGTCATCCTGGACACCGAGGGCCGCCCGCGACGCAAGGACCTGCGGCAACTCGCGCAGCGCACCGACCTGATCCTGGTACCCAGTGGCGTGTCCCCCCTGGAGGTGGAGGCCACGCGGGAACTGATGGACTTCCTGCTGGCCGAGGATGCCGGACGCAAGACCCGCGTGGTCCTGACCCGCGTGCCCCCGGTGGGCCGCGCCGCCGAGGACATCCGCGAGGACCTGCGCGAGGACGGCATCACCGTGTGCAACACCCTGGTCCGTCAGTACGCGGCGTTCCAGCGGGCCGCCGAGCAGGGCGTCCTGGCCTGCGACGTGCGCGACCCGCGCGCCGCGGCCGCCTGGGACGACGTGCTGGCCCTGTCACGCGAGATCCTGTGA
- the gluQRS gene encoding tRNA glutamyl-Q(34) synthetase GluQRS yields the protein MTGSGGTGVVGRFAPSPTGAMHLGNARTALLAWLHSRAHGGRHLLRFEDLDTGRVRPWAYDLTRRDLEWLGLDWDGEVIQSRRLDLYRDAAARLDTYPCTCTRREIRDAIQDSAGAPHGEEPVYPGTCRAAPRSPDRPAALRWRVPEGEACAHDALSGRTLCQDLRADVGDLVLRRNDGVYAYHLAVVVDDAAGGVTDVLRGEDLWTATPRQAALQAALGLPTPRYLHVPLMTDYRGERLAKRGGAPPLSALREAGESAARIRAELARSLGWLVQDEVSLPDLLPLWSAELARPGAG from the coding sequence ATGACGGGATCAGGAGGGACTGGTGTGGTGGGACGCTTTGCGCCCAGTCCGACCGGGGCCATGCACCTGGGCAACGCCCGCACGGCGCTGCTGGCGTGGCTGCACTCCCGCGCGCACGGGGGGCGTCACCTGCTGCGCTTCGAGGACCTGGATACCGGGCGGGTCCGCCCCTGGGCGTACGACCTGACCCGCCGGGATCTGGAGTGGCTGGGCCTGGACTGGGACGGGGAAGTCATTCAGTCGCGGCGGCTGGACCTGTACCGGGACGCCGCCGCGCGCCTGGACACCTACCCCTGCACCTGCACCCGGCGCGAGATCCGGGACGCCATCCAGGACAGCGCCGGGGCGCCGCACGGCGAGGAGCCCGTGTACCCCGGCACCTGCCGCGCCGCACCCCGGAGCCCGGACCGCCCGGCGGCGCTGCGCTGGCGCGTGCCGGAGGGGGAGGCCTGCGCGCACGACGCCCTGAGCGGCCGGACGCTGTGCCAGGACCTGCGCGCGGACGTGGGTGATCTGGTGCTGCGCCGCAACGACGGCGTGTACGCCTACCACCTGGCGGTCGTGGTGGATGACGCGGCGGGCGGCGTGACCGACGTGCTGCGCGGCGAGGACCTCTGGACGGCCACGCCCCGGCAGGCTGCGCTTCAGGCGGCACTGGGTCTGCCCACGCCCCGCTACCTGCACGTGCCGCTGATGACCGATTACCGGGGCGAGCGCCTCGCCAAGCGGGGGGGAGCGCCGCCGCTCTCGGCGCTGCGTGAGGCAGGGGAGAGCGCGGCCCGTATCCGCGCGGAACTGGCCCGTAGCCTGGGCTGGCTGGTGCAGGACGAGGTGAGCCTGCCGGACCTGCTGCCCCTCTGGTCGGCGGAACTCGCGCGGCCCGGCGCGGGGTGA
- the trpB gene encoding tryptophan synthase subunit beta: MPLTLPTYPQPDERGRYGRFGGRYVPETLIPALDELEQAYLTAKTDPAYLNELERLHREFVGRPSGLYLAERLTAHAGGAKIYLKREDQNYTGAHKINNCLAQALLAKRMGKQRVVAETGAGQHGVASATAAALLGLDCVVYMGAEDIRRQELNVFRMKLLGAEVRAVTSGTSTLKDATNEAIRDWVTNVRDTFYILGSVVGPHPYPAMVRDFQSVIGEEVKVQLQALEGTPTPDVIVACVGGGSNAIGIFAPYAYLPDGQRPRLIGTEAAGEGVDTGRHAASVAGGRVGVLHGSMMYLLNDSEGQIVPPHSISAGLDYPGIGPEHCLYSDTGLAEYVPVTDAQALEGLQLCTRLEGIIPALESAHAIYHAVELARTMRPEQIIVVNLSGRGDKDVAEVMRLLDLPEGQSSTPSHNLPGHNLPGYTQPTHTQSGHTPSIMAQQEVQA; encoded by the coding sequence ATGCCCCTGACCCTTCCCACCTACCCGCAACCGGACGAACGCGGCCGCTACGGCCGCTTTGGCGGCCGGTACGTGCCCGAAACGCTGATTCCCGCCCTCGACGAACTCGAACAGGCCTATCTGACCGCCAAGACCGACCCCGCCTACCTGAACGAACTCGAGCGGCTGCACCGCGAATTCGTGGGCCGGCCCAGCGGCCTGTACCTCGCCGAGCGCCTCACCGCGCACGCCGGCGGCGCGAAAATCTACCTGAAACGCGAGGATCAGAACTACACCGGCGCGCACAAGATCAACAACTGCCTCGCGCAGGCCCTGCTCGCCAAGCGCATGGGCAAACAGCGGGTCGTGGCCGAAACCGGGGCCGGGCAGCACGGCGTGGCCAGCGCCACCGCCGCCGCCCTGCTGGGCCTGGACTGCGTGGTGTACATGGGCGCCGAGGACATCCGCCGCCAGGAACTGAACGTGTTCCGCATGAAACTGCTGGGCGCCGAGGTCCGCGCCGTCACCAGCGGCACCAGCACCCTCAAGGACGCCACCAACGAGGCCATCCGCGACTGGGTCACGAACGTCCGCGACACCTTCTACATCCTGGGCAGCGTCGTCGGGCCGCACCCGTACCCCGCCATGGTCCGCGATTTTCAGAGCGTGATCGGCGAGGAAGTCAAGGTGCAACTCCAGGCGCTGGAGGGCACCCCCACCCCGGACGTCATCGTCGCCTGCGTGGGCGGCGGCAGCAACGCCATCGGTATCTTCGCGCCGTACGCGTACCTGCCTGACGGCCAGCGCCCCCGCCTGATCGGCACCGAGGCCGCCGGGGAAGGCGTGGACACCGGACGGCACGCCGCCAGCGTGGCCGGCGGGCGCGTGGGCGTGCTGCACGGCAGCATGATGTACCTGCTGAACGATTCCGAGGGGCAGATCGTGCCGCCGCACTCCATCAGCGCGGGCCTGGACTACCCCGGCATCGGCCCGGAACACTGCCTGTACAGCGACACCGGACTGGCCGAGTACGTGCCCGTCACGGACGCCCAGGCGCTTGAAGGCCTGCAACTGTGCACCCGCCTGGAAGGCATCATTCCCGCGCTGGAAAGCGCGCACGCCATCTACCATGCGGTCGAACTGGCCCGCACCATGCGCCCCGAGCAGATCATCGTGGTGAACCTGTCCGGGCGCGGCGACAAGGACGTGGCCGAGGTCATGCGCCTGCTGGATCTGCCGGAAGGGCAGAGCAGCACGCCCAGCCATAATCTGCCGGGCCACAACCTGCCGGGTTACACCCAGCCCACTCACACCCAGTCCGGGCATACCCCGTCCATCATGGCCCAGCAGGAGGTGCAGGCATGA